Proteins encoded together in one Campylobacter peloridis LMG 23910 window:
- the metK gene encoding methionine adenosyltransferase yields the protein MYLFTSEVVSAGHPDKCADIIADSIVDEFLTHDKNSRVASEVFVAGNKIVIGGEIKSKHKLEKQDYENIVKKALADIGYDGHPHFSKKQCLHPDEIDVMVFLNEQSPDINQGVDQEDGEIGAGDQGIMFGFASNEAKEYMPAAISYARMLCDKVYNFAKNNPDKLGVDIKTQVTIDYVNKENFENCKPQSIHTIVVSAPCVESMKIEDLRALVMDLILDSNLPKELFCPEKTRILINPTGKYVNHSSLHDSGLTGRKLIVDSFGGYAPIGGGAQSSKDYTKVDRSGLYAARWLAKNIVAAGLAKKCIVQLSYAIGVAKPTSVSVDCMGTNTRLNDDILSDFVMKTFPLTPNWIKNKFNLDKPSKETFLYADVAARGQVGQADYPWEKLDAIDEFKAL from the coding sequence ATGTATTTATTTACTTCAGAAGTTGTAAGTGCGGGGCATCCTGATAAATGTGCTGATATTATAGCTGATTCTATAGTAGATGAGTTTTTAACTCATGATAAAAATTCAAGAGTTGCAAGTGAAGTTTTTGTCGCAGGAAATAAGATTGTTATTGGTGGTGAAATAAAATCTAAACATAAATTAGAAAAACAAGATTATGAAAATATCGTAAAAAAAGCTTTAGCAGATATTGGTTATGATGGCCATCCTCATTTTAGCAAAAAACAATGCTTGCACCCTGATGAGATTGATGTGATGGTGTTTTTAAACGAGCAAAGCCCTGATATTAATCAAGGTGTTGATCAAGAAGATGGAGAAATTGGAGCAGGCGATCAAGGAATTATGTTTGGTTTTGCAAGTAATGAAGCTAAAGAATATATGCCAGCTGCGATTTCTTATGCAAGAATGCTTTGTGATAAAGTATATAATTTTGCAAAAAACAATCCTGACAAACTTGGGGTGGATATTAAAACTCAAGTTACGATTGATTATGTAAATAAAGAAAATTTTGAAAATTGCAAGCCACAAAGTATTCATACTATTGTAGTTTCAGCTCCTTGTGTTGAAAGTATGAAAATAGAAGATTTAAGAGCTTTGGTGATGGATTTGATTTTGGATTCAAATTTACCAAAAGAGCTTTTTTGCCCAGAAAAAACAAGAATTTTAATCAATCCTACTGGAAAATATGTAAATCATAGCTCATTGCATGATAGTGGCTTAACAGGAAGAAAACTTATAGTAGATAGTTTTGGCGGTTATGCTCCAATAGGAGGTGGCGCACAATCTTCTAAAGACTATACTAAGGTTGATAGAAGTGGGCTTTATGCTGCAAGATGGCTAGCAAAAAATATCGTCGCAGCAGGCCTTGCTAAAAAATGTATAGTGCAGCTTTCTTATGCTATAGGAGTGGCTAAGCCAACTTCTGTAAGTGTGGATTGTATGGGAACAAATACAAGATTAAATGATGATATTTTAAGTGATTTTGTAATGAAAACTTTCCCATTAACTCCAAATTGGATTAAAAACAAATTCAACCTTGATAAACCTAGCAAAGAAACTTTTTTATATGCTGATGTTGCAGCGCGTGGTCAAGTAGGTCAAGCTGATTATCCTTGGGAAAAATTAGACGCAATTGATGAATTTAAAGCATTGTAA
- the secD gene encoding protein translocase subunit SecD, with translation MRSGKITYRSIIFFVVFLIGLIFSIPSFMQTQSGAKINLGLDLQGGLHMLLGVEVEEAVKSKIKSIASSLSYSINKEDIIVDKIKVNDTSIEFSLLDENDVAKVDLLLKDIKGLAIKHENLHYTLSLTQEEIKLTHEQAILQAVETIRNRLDQFGLAEPNVAKQGEDKILVELPGIKTATDEARARELIAKAAHLQLMEVDDVRMDQVNNLTPAQAAEYGDLIFEDAKNPQIKYLVKSIPILDGSMLTDAKVGFGQSNNLPVINFTLNSEGAKKFGDYTGSNVGKRLAIVLDNKVYSAPRINERIGGGSGQISGSFSVEEAHDVAIALRSGALLAPVKMLEKRSVGPSLGADSIKMSMIALAGASILVIAFMIIYYGIAGIFANIALIANILVIIAVMAMFGATLTLPGMAGLVLTVGMAVDANVIINERIRELLREGASIRQSVENGYKHAMSAILDSNITSLITSVVLYAYGTGAVKGFAVTLSIGILVSMITAIWGTHGMFEMFMNRMEKSNNTRLWFGYRRP, from the coding sequence ATGCGTAGTGGAAAAATTACTTATAGAAGTATTATTTTCTTTGTAGTTTTTCTTATAGGACTTATTTTTTCTATACCTTCTTTTATGCAAACTCAAAGTGGAGCTAAAATAAATTTAGGGCTTGACTTGCAAGGTGGTTTGCATATGTTATTAGGTGTAGAAGTAGAAGAGGCTGTTAAATCAAAGATTAAATCCATAGCCTCTTCTCTTAGCTATTCTATCAATAAAGAAGATATTATAGTGGATAAAATCAAAGTAAATGATACTAGTATTGAATTTAGTTTATTAGATGAAAATGATGTAGCTAAAGTTGATTTGTTATTGAAAGATATCAAAGGTTTAGCTATAAAACATGAAAATTTACACTACACGCTATCTTTAACTCAAGAAGAAATTAAACTCACTCATGAACAAGCTATTTTGCAAGCTGTTGAAACTATAAGAAATAGACTTGATCAATTTGGCCTTGCAGAACCAAATGTTGCAAAGCAAGGTGAAGATAAAATATTAGTAGAACTTCCAGGTATTAAGACTGCTACAGATGAAGCTAGGGCTAGAGAATTGATTGCTAAAGCTGCACATTTGCAATTAATGGAAGTAGATGATGTAAGAATGGATCAGGTAAATAATCTTACTCCAGCTCAAGCTGCTGAGTATGGTGATTTGATTTTTGAAGATGCTAAAAATCCACAAATTAAATATCTAGTAAAGTCCATACCTATTCTTGATGGTTCTATGCTTACTGATGCAAAAGTAGGTTTTGGACAAAGTAATAATCTTCCAGTGATTAATTTTACTTTAAATTCTGAAGGTGCTAAAAAATTTGGAGATTACACAGGAAGTAATGTAGGAAAAAGACTTGCAATAGTTTTAGATAATAAAGTATATTCAGCTCCAAGAATCAATGAAAGAATAGGCGGAGGAAGTGGGCAAATTAGTGGTAGCTTTAGTGTTGAAGAAGCTCATGATGTAGCCATTGCTTTAAGAAGTGGGGCACTTTTAGCACCAGTTAAAATGCTTGAAAAAAGAAGCGTAGGACCATCTTTAGGTGCTGATAGCATCAAAATGAGCATGATAGCTTTAGCAGGTGCGTCTATTTTGGTGATTGCGTTTATGATAATATATTATGGTATAGCAGGAATTTTTGCTAATATTGCTTTAATTGCAAATATCTTAGTTATTATAGCAGTAATGGCTATGTTTGGAGCTACACTGACTTTACCAGGTATGGCAGGGCTTGTGTTAACCGTAGGTATGGCTGTTGATGCGAATGTTATTATTAATGAAAGAATAAGAGAATTATTACGAGAAGGTGCTAGTATAAGACAAAGTGTAGAAAATGGCTATAAACATGCAATGAGTGCGATTTTGGATTCTAATATTACTTCATTAATTACTTCGGTAGTGCTTTATGCTTATGGAACAGGTGCAGTAAAAGGTTTTGCGGTGACTTTAAGTATAGGAATTTTAGTTTCTATGATAACAGCAATTTGGGGAACTCATGGTATGTTTGAAATGTTTATGAATCGCATGGAAAAAAGTAATAATACAAGATTATGGTTTGGATATAGGAGACCTTGA
- the yajC gene encoding preprotein translocase subunit YajC, protein MAENGNIWTSLLPLIVLFAIFYFLVIRPQQKQAKDHKLMVSSLEKGDKIITNGGIICEVVKPEEDFIKVKLNDENVVVKISRDFIAKKINA, encoded by the coding sequence ATGGCAGAAAACGGAAATATTTGGACTTCATTGTTGCCTCTCATTGTGCTTTTTGCGATTTTTTATTTTTTGGTTATTAGACCACAACAAAAACAAGCAAAAGACCATAAATTAATGGTTTCATCCTTAGAAAAAGGGGACAAAATCATCACAAATGGTGGAATAATTTGCGAGGTGGTAAAACCAGAAGAAGATTTTATCAAAGTTAAGCTTAATGATGAAAATGTAGTTGTAAAAATTTCTAGAGATTTTATTGCAAAGAAAATTAATGCGTAG
- the sstT gene encoding serine/threonine transporter SstT has product MNLFSCAIKHYKNGNLILQICIGIILGILVGMLSKDLAVFANILGSLFTGALKAIAPILVFILILTTICTKEFNHGSEKIKHIIFLYIFGTFLASLSAVSISFIFPVELILTDIEKASTTSPTHIGEVFKTLLFQIVDNPIHALSSGNYLSILAWAIGGGFALRHCSNDAKQLFTDINEGVLKIVKFIVKLAPFGIFGLVANSVAQTGAAGLLSYVKLLVILVLTMFFVAFVINALIVFVYTKKNPYPLIFICLKHSAVFAFFTRSSAANIPVNMALCSKLNINNNLYSISIPLGATINMAGAAVTIAILSLAAAHTVGIEINFLQAMLLSVLAAFAACGASGVAGGSLLLIPLACSLFNIDYDIAMQVVAVGFIIGVIQDSVETALNSSTDVLFSAICSDNELNLKI; this is encoded by the coding sequence ATGAACTTATTCTCTTGTGCAATCAAACACTATAAAAATGGAAACCTTATTTTACAAATTTGCATAGGAATTATTTTAGGAATTTTAGTAGGCATGCTCTCTAAAGATTTAGCTGTATTTGCTAATATACTAGGTTCTTTATTTACAGGAGCATTAAAAGCTATAGCCCCTATTTTGGTATTTATTTTAATTTTAACAACTATTTGTACAAAAGAATTTAATCATGGTAGCGAAAAAATAAAACATATTATTTTCTTATATATTTTTGGAACTTTTTTAGCGTCTTTAAGTGCAGTTAGTATAAGTTTTATTTTTCCTGTAGAATTAATATTAACCGATATCGAAAAAGCTTCAACTACAAGTCCTACACATATAGGTGAAGTATTTAAAACCTTACTTTTTCAAATAGTAGATAATCCCATCCACGCTTTATCTTCAGGAAATTATTTAAGTATATTAGCTTGGGCTATAGGTGGTGGTTTTGCACTAAGACATTGCTCAAATGATGCAAAACAACTTTTTACCGACATTAACGAAGGAGTTTTAAAAATTGTTAAGTTTATAGTTAAGCTTGCTCCTTTTGGAATTTTTGGGCTTGTAGCAAATTCAGTTGCTCAAACAGGTGCAGCTGGACTTTTAAGCTATGTTAAATTATTAGTAATTTTAGTTTTAACCATGTTTTTTGTTGCTTTTGTAATTAATGCTTTAATTGTATTTGTTTACACAAAGAAAAACCCTTATCCTTTGATTTTTATTTGCTTAAAACATAGTGCTGTTTTTGCATTTTTTACTAGAAGTTCTGCAGCAAATATCCCTGTAAATATGGCTCTTTGCTCTAAATTAAATATCAATAATAACCTATATAGTATTTCTATTCCTCTAGGAGCTACAATTAATATGGCAGGAGCAGCTGTAACCATAGCTATATTAAGCCTTGCAGCAGCTCATACAGTAGGTATTGAAATTAATTTTTTACAAGCTATGCTTTTGAGTGTTTTAGCTGCATTTGCAGCTTGTGGAGCTAGTGGGGTTGCTGGTGGCTCGCTTTTACTTATCCCTTTAGCGTGTTCTTTATTTAATATTGATTATGACATAGCTATGCAAGTAGTAGCGGTTGGATTTATTATAGGAGTAATTCAAGATAGCGTTGAAACAGCTTTAAATAGCTCTACAGATGTTTTATTTAGTGCAATATGTTCGGATAATGAATTAAATTTAAAAATTTAA
- the secF gene encoding protein translocase subunit SecF translates to MQFFSQKHVYDFMRMRFAAISLSFILFFGSIFVLFTKGLNFGIDFTGGTLVQLQYEQKAPLAEIRKALSINENLKGASVTEFGSANEVIIRFSGSSDSLGSDIGVSVANLLKDTGKFEVRRVDVVGPKVGDELRNKGLMAVGISLIAILIYLAIRFEWRFAMASIVCEIHDIVITLGAIALFEIDVNLDILAAVLTVLGYSLNDTIIIFDRIREGIKTSKNSKLDLIINESVSATLSRTTLTTGLTLITVVVLYFFGGSMIEGFALTMIVGIIAGTASSIFVASPALLWFKFSVAGYRQKELEKVKKKQEKEKLRAMYEKGTI, encoded by the coding sequence ATGCAATTTTTTAGTCAAAAACATGTTTATGATTTTATGAGAATGAGATTTGCAGCTATCTCTTTGTCTTTCATTTTATTTTTTGGTTCTATTTTTGTCCTTTTTACTAAGGGTTTAAATTTTGGTATTGATTTTACCGGTGGGACTTTAGTGCAACTTCAATATGAACAAAAAGCACCTTTGGCTGAAATTCGTAAAGCTTTGTCTATAAACGAAAATTTAAAAGGTGCTAGTGTTACTGAATTTGGTAGTGCAAATGAAGTGATTATCCGTTTTTCAGGAAGCAGTGATAGTTTGGGCAGTGATATTGGAGTAAGTGTTGCAAATTTATTAAAAGATACAGGTAAATTTGAAGTACGCCGTGTGGATGTAGTGGGTCCAAAAGTAGGAGATGAACTGCGTAATAAAGGACTTATGGCGGTTGGAATTTCTTTAATTGCTATTTTAATTTACTTGGCTATAAGATTTGAGTGGCGTTTTGCTATGGCTTCTATAGTTTGCGAAATTCATGATATTGTCATTACTTTAGGAGCTATTGCTTTATTTGAAATAGATGTAAATTTAGATATTTTAGCAGCAGTTTTAACCGTGCTTGGTTATTCTTTAAATGATACTATTATTATTTTTGATAGAATAAGAGAAGGGATTAAAACAAGTAAAAATTCAAAACTTGATTTAATTATTAATGAGTCAGTTTCTGCGACTTTATCAAGAACAACTTTAACTACAGGTTTAACTTTAATCACTGTTGTTGTTCTTTATTTCTTTGGTGGTTCAATGATAGAAGGTTTTGCTCTAACTATGATAGTAGGGATTATAGCAGGAACAGCAAGTTCTATATTTGTAGCAAGTCCAGCACTTTTATGGTTTAAATTTAGTGTTGCTGGGTATCGTCAAAAAGAATTAGAAAAAGTCAAAAAAAAGCAAGAAAAAGAAAAACTAAGAGCAATGTATGAAAAAGGAACGATATAA
- a CDS encoding apolipoprotein N-acyltransferase yields MKSKYFRFLPFLPLFFKFINSNSTTFKIIKAFFSALLLSNFIYFSFFENLFFELISPFLSIYGLVLLLRNKSKIGYFYTGFFTGILWFWWVGLSSIYFNLTYLIPLEIILIGLIYGILFLICFFLKYDFLRLCGIFLLSFIHPFGFDWLNWGVLSVYGIFDASYQGVIAMFLIAYFYYERYISRYYKLAIILILILIGAQYNQKQSQTLNLDYKLIQTNISQDQKFIQENLQIHSKDIFNQINQAIKEGKELIVFPETAFAFALNKAPNYLQTLKELSKQIIIITGAISITPNHLYNSTYVFDNGNIQVFNKHYLVPFGEEIPIFKNFFKKYLLDIDEFSKGKELNQYSINNQLITNAICFEATKEKIYKNSKIIIATSNNAWFNFSSEYKLQKFLMQFYANNYNVSIYHAVNGKENAVIKPKEILILKIKEKIFKAK; encoded by the coding sequence ATGAAGTCCAAATATTTCCGTTTTCTGCCATTTCTTCCCCTTTTTTTTAAATTCATAAATTCTAATTCTACCACTTTTAAAATAATAAAAGCCTTTTTTTCTGCACTTTTATTATCAAATTTTATTTATTTTTCTTTTTTTGAAAATTTATTTTTTGAACTTATATCCCCATTTTTAAGTATATATGGTTTAGTTTTATTGCTAAGAAACAAAAGTAAAATTGGTTATTTTTATACAGGCTTTTTTACTGGAATTTTATGGTTTTGGTGGGTAGGATTATCTTCTATTTATTTTAATTTAACTTATTTAATTCCTTTAGAAATAATACTAATTGGTTTAATTTATGGAATCTTATTTCTAATATGTTTTTTTCTTAAATATGATTTTTTAAGACTATGTGGAATTTTCTTGCTTAGTTTTATACATCCTTTTGGTTTTGACTGGTTAAATTGGGGTGTTTTAAGTGTGTATGGTATCTTTGATGCAAGTTATCAAGGTGTTATAGCTATGTTTTTAATTGCTTATTTTTATTATGAAAGGTATATTTCAAGATACTATAAATTAGCTATTATCTTAATACTTATTTTAATTGGAGCTCAATATAATCAAAAACAATCACAAACATTAAATTTAGACTATAAATTAATTCAAACTAATATTTCTCAAGATCAAAAATTCATACAAGAGAATTTACAAATTCATTCTAAAGATATTTTTAACCAAATAAATCAAGCCATAAAAGAAGGTAAAGAGCTTATTGTTTTTCCTGAAACTGCATTTGCCTTTGCTTTAAATAAAGCTCCAAATTATCTACAGACTTTAAAAGAACTTTCAAAACAAATCATCATCATCACAGGTGCTATTAGCATCACACCAAACCATCTTTATAATAGCACTTATGTATTTGACAATGGCAACATACAAGTTTTTAACAAACATTATCTTGTACCTTTTGGAGAAGAAATTCCTATATTTAAAAACTTTTTTAAAAAATACCTTTTAGATATTGATGAATTTTCAAAAGGAAAAGAATTAAATCAATACAGCATAAACAATCAACTCATTACTAATGCTATTTGCTTTGAAGCTACTAAAGAAAAAATCTATAAAAATTCAAAAATTATCATAGCTACTTCAAATAATGCTTGGTTTAATTTTTCAAGTGAGTATAAATTACAAAAATTCTTAATGCAATTTTATGCAAATAATTATAATGTAAGCATATATCATGCAGTTAATGGAAAAGAAAATGCAGTAATTAAGCCAAAAGAAATATTAATTTTAAAGATAAAAGAAAAAATTTTTAAAGCAAAATGA
- a CDS encoding DUF6394 family protein, which produces MNWGKVIYIFFALMSLTTTAGFLYDQNEVALFIAACVNLISTLLKIGVRNFLAAELFASSLVADLHLIPAFALIQINPEANVMVYTLAIGALIANIFSMILVIVDSVKTHEEN; this is translated from the coding sequence ATGAATTGGGGTAAGGTTATATATATATTTTTTGCTTTAATGAGTTTAACAACAACTGCAGGATTTTTATATGATCAAAATGAAGTTGCATTATTTATTGCAGCTTGTGTGAATTTGATTTCTACTTTATTAAAAATTGGAGTTAGAAATTTTTTAGCAGCTGAATTATTTGCAAGTTCTTTAGTGGCTGATTTGCATTTAATTCCAGCTTTTGCTTTGATACAAATTAATCCAGAAGCTAATGTAATGGTTTATACTTTAGCTATAGGGGCTTTAATAGCTAATATTTTTTCTATGATATTAGTTATAGTTGATTCTGTAAAAACTCATGAAGAAAACTAG
- a CDS encoding aspartate carbamoyltransferase catalytic subunit: MRHLITTKDFNNDEILALFKDAKEFLDEKPRTYLEGKSVTTIFFENSTRTQSSFETSARRLGAKVLKLDVSRSSSSKGETLFDTAANLDAMAPNAIVVRHKNSGVPHTLANYTHCPIVNGGDGKHAHPTQALLDLFTIMEHFDYNIKGKKIAIVGDIKNSRVAASNLELLPRFGIDITLVAPPHFMPNYPIKKTNKLKEIIDDIDIIMSLRTQTERHNIPTYASLKDYANDFCISKDLIKDKNLIILHPGPVHRNIDISDEVMADKRCKVLTQVKNGVAIRMAVLKKLILES; encoded by the coding sequence ATGAGGCATTTAATTACTACAAAAGATTTTAACAATGATGAAATTTTGGCTTTATTTAAAGACGCAAAAGAATTCTTAGATGAAAAACCACGCACTTATTTAGAAGGAAAAAGTGTTACTACTATTTTTTTTGAAAATTCAACACGCACACAATCAAGCTTTGAAACATCCGCAAGAAGGTTAGGTGCTAAAGTTTTAAAATTAGATGTCTCAAGAAGTAGTTCTAGCAAAGGTGAAACACTTTTTGATACTGCTGCAAATTTAGATGCAATGGCACCAAATGCTATTGTGGTTAGACATAAAAACTCAGGCGTGCCTCATACTTTAGCAAATTACACTCATTGTCCTATAGTTAATGGAGGTGATGGCAAACACGCTCATCCTACCCAAGCTTTACTTGATCTTTTCACTATAATGGAACATTTTGATTATAATATTAAAGGTAAAAAAATAGCAATAGTAGGAGATATTAAAAATTCACGCGTTGCTGCTTCAAATTTAGAATTATTACCTCGTTTTGGTATAGATATTACTCTAGTAGCTCCTCCTCATTTTATGCCAAATTATCCTATAAAAAAAACAAATAAACTAAAAGAAATTATTGATGATATTGATATTATCATGAGTCTTAGAACACAGACTGAAAGACATAATATACCAACCTATGCATCGCTTAAAGATTATGCCAATGATTTTTGTATTAGTAAAGATTTGATAAAAGATAAAAATCTCATTATCTTGCACCCAGGTCCTGTACATAGAAATATTGACATTAGCGATGAAGTAATGGCCGATAAAAGATGTAAAGTTTTAACTCAAGTTAAAAATGGTGTTGCCATTAGAATGGCTGTATTAAAAAAACTTATTTTAGAAAGTTAA
- the leuS gene encoding leucine--tRNA ligase, with translation MAYVAKEIEKKWQKIWEENKYFEPKDDYSLPKKYILSMFPYPSGRIHMGHVRNYAIGDAMARYYRKIGFNVLHPIGFDSFGMPAENAAIKHKIHPKKWTYDNIDYMQNELFSLGFSFSKDKMLATSDPLYTKFEQEFFIKMYEKGLIYTKEAEVNWCENDKTVLANEQVEDGKCWRCNHEVVRKKMPGYYVKITAYADELLKDLEKLKGKWPNQVLIMQENWIGKSKGLSFDLKLEKNNKIQQESINVFTTRADTIYGISYIALAPEHNIVLDLINNKNLDDNVIEKIKNMQNQTPRQRQSSEKEGYFLGIYALHPLTNEKIPVWVANFVLNDYGSGAIMSVPAHDERDFEFAKKYNLTIKQVIKKDDNDKLPFVLKEGILINSAEFDGIECNKARKLIIQKLENEKIGKEITNFKIRDWGVSRQRYWGAPIPMIKCENCGVVPQKIENLPITLPDDVIINGEGNPLDKHEKWKECICPKCGKKASKESDTLDTFFESSWYFARFASDNKTWKEKAIDEKSANYWMNVDEYIGGIEHAILHLLYARFFQKVLRDLGYLKDDEPFDRLLTQGMVTKDGAKMSKSKGNVVDPDYIIEKYGADSARLFILFAAPPAKELEWNDSALEGAYRFINKLYEKAMNLSNASLKDIDQNSLNKEEKYARAKVYEALKKSSEVYEQTYAFNTLIASCMEAFNALNAINNEDLLKEGFYIILNVLEPIIPHVCFELSDYLFKCENFRKIPLKDEVFVKDSFEFVISINGKKRAQIELNNSLNKDEIINLAKENVKKWLDGKEIVKEIYVDKKLLNLVIK, from the coding sequence ATGGCTTATGTTGCAAAAGAAATAGAAAAAAAATGGCAAAAAATTTGGGAAGAAAATAAATATTTTGAACCAAAAGATGATTATTCTTTGCCTAAAAAATATATTTTATCTATGTTTCCTTATCCTAGTGGAAGAATTCATATGGGACATGTTAGAAATTACGCTATTGGTGATGCAATGGCAAGATATTATAGAAAAATAGGCTTTAATGTATTGCATCCTATAGGATTTGATAGCTTTGGGATGCCAGCTGAAAATGCAGCTATAAAGCATAAAATTCATCCTAAGAAATGGACTTATGATAATATAGATTATATGCAAAATGAGTTATTTTCTTTAGGTTTTTCTTTTTCTAAGGATAAAATGCTTGCCACTTCTGATCCTTTATATACAAAATTTGAACAAGAATTTTTTATAAAAATGTATGAAAAAGGTTTAATTTATACAAAAGAAGCTGAGGTTAATTGGTGTGAAAATGATAAAACCGTTTTAGCTAATGAGCAAGTTGAAGATGGAAAATGTTGGCGTTGTAATCATGAAGTAGTTAGAAAAAAGATGCCAGGTTATTATGTGAAAATAACTGCTTATGCTGATGAATTATTAAAAGATTTGGAAAAATTAAAAGGTAAATGGCCAAATCAAGTATTAATTATGCAAGAAAATTGGATAGGAAAAAGCAAAGGCCTTAGCTTTGATTTAAAACTTGAAAAAAATAATAAAATTCAGCAAGAAAGTATAAATGTATTTACAACTAGAGCAGATACTATATATGGAATTTCTTACATAGCTTTAGCACCTGAACATAATATAGTTTTAGATTTAATTAATAATAAAAATTTAGATGATAATGTAATAGAAAAAATAAAAAATATGCAAAATCAAACTCCAAGACAAAGACAAAGTTCTGAAAAAGAAGGATATTTTTTAGGTATTTATGCATTACATCCTTTAACAAATGAAAAAATTCCTGTTTGGGTTGCTAATTTTGTATTAAATGATTATGGAAGTGGTGCTATTATGAGTGTTCCAGCTCATGATGAAAGAGATTTTGAATTTGCTAAAAAATATAATTTAACTATAAAACAAGTAATAAAAAAAGATGACAATGATAAATTACCTTTTGTATTAAAAGAAGGAATTTTAATCAATAGTGCTGAATTTGATGGCATAGAATGCAATAAAGCAAGAAAATTAATAATACAAAAACTAGAAAATGAAAAAATAGGAAAAGAAATAACTAATTTTAAAATTAGAGATTGGGGCGTATCAAGACAAAGATATTGGGGAGCGCCTATTCCTATGATTAAGTGCGAAAATTGTGGAGTTGTTCCTCAAAAAATAGAAAATTTACCTATAACTTTACCAGATGATGTAATTATAAATGGAGAAGGAAATCCACTAGATAAACATGAAAAATGGAAAGAATGTATATGTCCAAAATGCGGAAAAAAAGCAAGCAAAGAAAGTGATACTTTAGATACTTTTTTTGAAAGTTCTTGGTATTTTGCTCGTTTTGCAAGTGATAATAAAACTTGGAAAGAAAAAGCAATAGATGAAAAAAGTGCTAATTATTGGATGAATGTTGATGAATATATTGGCGGAATAGAACATGCTATACTTCATTTGCTTTATGCAAGATTTTTTCAAAAAGTTTTAAGAGATTTAGGATATTTAAAAGATGATGAACCTTTTGATAGATTATTAACTCAAGGAATGGTTACTAAAGATGGTGCTAAGATGAGCAAATCTAAAGGTAATGTTGTAGATCCTGATTATATTATAGAAAAATATGGAGCTGATAGCGCAAGATTATTTATACTTTTTGCAGCTCCACCTGCAAAAGAATTAGAATGGAATGATAGTGCTTTAGAAGGAGCTTATAGATTTATAAATAAATTATATGAAAAAGCTATGAATTTAAGTAATGCATCTTTAAAAGATATAGATCAAAATTCTTTAAATAAAGAAGAAAAATATGCAAGGGCAAAAGTTTATGAAGCTTTGAAAAAATCAAGTGAAGTTTATGAGCAAACTTATGCTTTTAATACTTTAATAGCTTCTTGTATGGAAGCTTTTAATGCTTTAAATGCTATAAATAATGAAGATTTATTAAAAGAAGGATTTTATATCATTTTAAATGTTTTAGAACCTATAATTCCTCATGTTTGTTTTGAGCTTAGTGATTATTTGTTTAAATGTGAAAATTTTAGAAAAATACCTTTAAAAGATGAAGTATTTGTAAAAGATAGTTTTGAATTTGTAATTAGTATAAATGGTAAAAAACGAGCTCAAATTGAATTAAATAATTCTTTAAACAAAGATGAAATAATAAATTTAGCAAAAGAAAATGTTAAAAAATGGCTTGATGGAAAAGAAATTGTTAAAGAAATATATGTAGATAAAAAATTATTAAATTTGGTGATAAAATGA